The genomic window aaaaattcattgaataaAAATATCCTTTAAAGCAGATTTGACCAAATGGGAAAAGGATGTATGAATTtttattcactgaagaaaataaagaaaaattaatcataaGGAAAAGGCACAAAAGTTCATGCAGAATAAAATTCCTGAAAACATAGATATGAACAAGTGGAAGTAAATgaccatgagacatcaagaaacaattaaaaaaaagaatgaaacaataagGGGAAATGTGAAACATTTCATtgtaaaaacaaatgacctggtaCATGGATCAAGGAGAAATACCCTAAGAATCATTGACTACCTGAAAGTTATGGTTAAAGAAAGAGTCCAGATTCAtacttcaaaaaaattaaaaagaaaaatttcctgatCTTCTAGAAATAGTGGGTAGAATAGATATTTAAGGAATTTGttgatcacctcctaaaagagattccaaaatcAAAATATTCAAGAATATTGTAGGCGAATTCCCAAACTCCCAGGATTTCTCTTAATTAATTTGGGACTGGAGGGGCTTCTGAATTATATTGTAAACATGGTGATATTAAGTCATCTTTTTCATTGCAAATTTTTTCTCTCTAAGCCTGACCATAGCACTATCTATGTTTCTACttactctcctttttctttaaattcataCTTTGCCATTCTAAACAAGGAAATTGTAAaaaataagtatctgagtctgatCACATGAAGAGATTGAAATGAAATGTGAATGCTGTCTTTCCATGTGGTCGTATTTGTACCATGGACgggaaaatatgagaaaggaaaggtCAAGTTTGCATTTTGGAAGGTGTAAGAATGAATGGCTAAAAGGTTCATTGAAAGGTAGAATCTCGACCAATATGGTGCAGATTACATCTGAAAGGTTTTCTGATTGTCATCATCAATCAATTCCACCGAGATGATGGGTTTTCTTACTTGGTAAAGTGGTCTCGGATGGGAATCCTGCTCAGGAAGTCACCAGGCTGCCCACCAGAGTCTGTGCTGACCCCAGAAGGCTGTAAGACGATGGCCCGACAGTAAGAGCCCGCCAGGGTCACCTGATGTCTTCCATGAGACGCTCCTAATTCTGGACTTACTTTTCTCTCAGTCCAGCTCAAAGGGCTGGACTGACTTCTGACAGCCCGAAATGCCGGAGTGACTCACGTGGAGGCGACGTTAGTGACTGCCGGCCTCGCACGATCATCGTGGGAGGAGGCCACGGTGGGCCCCGCCGTGTTacactctctccttcctcctttctgctaCTCACTGGCTCCTGCGGGGTCTCGAGCCCCCCTCCTTGTCCTTCCTGGCCCTGAGCTCGGGCCCCTTTACCTACACCTGTGTGGCTGGACTCGAGGGCTCTAACGGAGATTTGCAGCCCTCACACACAAGAAGGAAATCTGTGGGGTGGGAAcgtagtgtctgagaccagattcgaacccaggccctccctcctctaggcctggctctccatccactgagccaccccaacATCCCCCTGAGGATTTATTCTGAAACACTTCTTAGATCTCCCTTTCAGGACTGAATCCCAAATCCCTTCTGAAGAGTCCGCGGGCCCATCAGGATGGATGAGCTCCCAACAGCCGGCTCCGGGAGCTGCTGCCATCGCTGGTAGCCGTGGGGAAGGCCGAGGAAGGCCCTCTTGACTCAGTTTCTCCTACAGGGCCATCTGAggcctctctctgcctccatctTGGCCTGAGCCTGAGCAAGAGCCTTCCTGAGCTGGGGCTCAGCCCTGGGCACACTGCACTCACCTGGGCCGGGGGGCCGGGGCTCCCAGGGGCCACCCCTctggctctaggcctgggtcCTCTGCAAGCTCTTTGTCTCCTCTTCCTGGGCAGGAGGCTGGCTGCAGGCATTGAGGCAGGCTGAGGTCCAGCAGGGAGAGCCTTCAGGGTCCAGGGGGAGGACAAGAAAGGAGGTGAGGCAGGCACAGGAAGGTGCTCTGAGCAGGAagactcccccctccctctcttactCCTCTTCTCCCATCCTCCTGCAGAGACCAGGAGGCAGAAGGGGCTTTGGGATCCCAGATGGGAGGGGGGCAGTGAGAGCCTCCAGGACCCCCAGTCAGAGCTCTGCCCTCCCTGCGGCCCCCCTGCCCAACCCTCACCCTCCTGCCTGGTCTAGGAGGGAGGGAGCTGGGACAGGCTGAGGACCAGGAGGGCTCTGGGATGGGGCTGCCAGGAATGACCAGGGAAGCCCGAGGCTGGGAGACACAAGCCTGGCTGGGATTCTCTTGCCTGGAAGGCTCACTGAGGGCTCTGAGAAGGGAGGCAGGAAGCAGGAGGCCTGGGCAAGGAAGGGGCTGGGAGCAGAGGAGGACCCTGTAactgagggagagggggaggagacaTCCCGTGCCAGAAGAGTTCCAGGAGGGCAGCTGAGCCTGGGAAAGCAGGAAGATGGTCCCAGGCTCTACCCAGGAGCTGGGGAGGACGCCTGGGACCCCCTTTTGGAGCTTAGCTTGCAGGCTGGTTCTCTGGGCGTGTTAGAAGAGCTTTTgtactctctccctctgtttctttcAGAGAAACATTTCTCAGTAAGTCAGCTAACATCTGACAGCCTCTGAAAGGGAGCTAAAGGTTCCTTTATGTAGAACACAGAGGAGGAGTTAAGTAAAAGGGTCACTTGACAGGGCTGACAGTTAAAATAACTGAGAGTTGGGGATAGAGAAAAAGGATTAAAGGCCTTAACAGCCTGGAAGGAGGTGGTAGGTGATTAATGCTCCCATTGATTAGTTTAGATGGGTAGATCCACAGTGAGGAAATTCTTCAGTGTAGTCAGAGGAGGCCTGTCCTGGCCCTGGCAGAAGACACTGCTCTCCAGGGCAGAGAGAGTTGGCTTTTTTTAGCCATTTTAGTTAGGGTTGGTATTTTAGGTATAGGTATAAGGCTTCTCTCgccttcttcctttctatcttctatttgaactttcctaaaaataaacgaATTGCTTTGTGCGTAAGAGACGGCTCTCCTGACCTTTGTCCAAATCCTACCAAACCTTTTGACCCTTCACAGGTCCTTGGAGGTAAACTAGAGACAGGAAGCTCAATGCCTGGGATCGGAAGGGGAGGCTGCAGGAGAGCCATAGGTCCAGTGAAGGCACCTTCCTTAAAAGCTTTGGTGTCTGGGTCCCAGGGAGGTCCTGGAGGAAAAGAAGCAGGACTCCTGGGTCCCTGCAGAGAACCAAGGTTGTTGGTAGGGCAATGGAATTTCTGAACAGGAGCTAGGGGAAGGGAAATAGGGCATATGGTTCCTGGTGAGAGTTAGAGGCAGTGCTCCTGGGTGGGTATGAGAGAGGTCTGAAGTGTGACCCAGAGGACAGTGTCCCCAGACATTTGGGATATGATGGGGAACCTGGAcaagaaacaaaaaggagagtTGAAGAGAGAGCCAGATGGGGGAGGTACAAGTGCTCCCATCAGCTCAAGTGGACACTCACCATGAGGTCAGAGAGGAAGGATTGGACTCAAAGGAAAAGGCAGCCAGCAGAACCCAAGTGCCACATGGCTTCCTGACTCAGACCTACCTATGACCTACATGCACTGGGCTGTATTCAAGAAGGCAGAAGGACTTTGTTTTCAACAGGAGACTAATGTCTGGGGttccagaaaaagaagaaagtttgatcTCAGTTCCAGTGGTTCAGGTTTTCAGTCAACCCACTCTGGGCTGATCTTCTGAATCTCAAGGGTCCCACCCTAACCCTCCAAATTCCTGGACCACTGGAATCCCTCTCTTCTACTCTAGATTCCTCCCAGGCCTCCAAACTCCACCCCAGAGCTCAAATTCCACCTGGGCCATCAACCACCAGATAGGCCATCTGGGAGGCTCCTCCTTCCCCCACAgtttccctccttccctatctcttctcTAGGTCTCACACCCTCCTCCCTAGGGGTAGAATCTCCTGCCTTCTTCCAGCTCTGCCCCTCCTATACTCAGCTTCTTCCAAATTAGGACAGACAGACCTTGCATCCCTCCTCATTCTCCCAAACATATCCCTCTCCCACATTCCCTAAATCACTAGGCAGGCATCCCTGTCCTCCCTGCAGTCTGTACCTCAGACTAAATCTTGCTCCCCAATTTAACTGTCTCTCCTCAACCTGAAAACATTTGCACCCTTTCAGGGTCTTTCCCTTTATATTGTTATTCTTGCTTAAGAGGCATTCTCTCAGTGGAAGACAAGTGGATCCTCTGGGAAAACTAGCCAAGAAATCAGGATAACTGAGTCTCTTTTAGTCCCTTAGTCTTCTTCTAAAAGAAgcctttctgtttcttccttttatcAGAGAGAGATTACAGAGCAGGGAAAACATGACTTAGAAGTTTAGTCAAAACTTATTAAAGCAATTTTCCATGAAAAAGTCTTCATTCAATTTTGAGATATTAGttagtaaaacaaaatcaaagcctGTATCTGCTAAGTGAAAAATCACACAAACTGCATTTCTGTATTCACTCTACCTCAAGAAAGTTCAGTAgtttaagttgttattttttgttttcttactttcaggataaaaataaaataaacaaaaatgaaatatatatcagTCAGGAACACTTGTGTTTCTGCTGggctttgtatcccaaagaaatgataagggaaaagactcctacaagaatattcagagctgcgcttctttgtggtggcaaaaaattgcaaaatgagcAGGTGTCCATTGACTGGAGAGGCTCACAccttgtggtatctgatgggaatggaatattattgtgctgaaaggaaggaagaactggagggattccatgtgaactggaaggacctccaggaagtgatgcagagtgagaggagcagaaccaggagaatgttgtatacagagactgatacattgtagcaggATCccatgtaattgacttctctactagcagcagtgcaatgacccaggacaatcctgagggacttatgagaaagaactgtgggagcagaaattcaaaagaaaaatacacGAGTGATCACGTGGTTTcatgggaatatgactggggtTTGGGCTCTAAATGATGACTATTGCAATtaagaataacatagaaatacattttgaacaatgatgcatgtataacccagtggaattacttgtcaactctgggTGGGGGGAattcagagggaaggaagaaaacatgaatcatggaaccatgaacaatattcttaattaattaaaaaacaatgaaaaaatgaaaaatcaatcaaaaatttcaaaataaaaagcaCAATGTACTTACTTCACCTTTTCTCAAAACTGGGAAGCTGATCTTCTGGATTCGAGTTTTGAGGGGAAAGAGAGCAATCCTGTTGTTTTTCTCAAAGTGAAGTTTCTACTCCAATAAAATGTGAAACTAAAATATTcatctaaattttaaaacaatttttaaacaaataaacttCTACATATTTTCCGCAggagcccccccctcccccccccccacacacacattgaAGGGagatctctgtgtgtctgtctatccatTGATCTAGAAAAGAGGTGAGGGTTggagggggagggacaggggGTCCAGcatggtggctcaatggattgagagtcaggcatggagacaagagatcctggtgTGAGGAGGGGGCTTTGTGGTGCcctgaaaatatggtttcaaaaagCCTCTCCCTCATGGCCAAGCGATGTGCCAATTCCAACCATGCTGACAGAGTATGACCCCAGCAACTGGCTCCAAAGGGTCCTGCCATTACCCTTGTAGCCTCTCCTCCCACTCTCCCAGGTACAGGAAGCAACCTGCAGCAGGCCTTGGGCCATCCTTACTTCTAGCAGCTCATAGCATTTCTCTGCAAGAGTTCACACAATCATGGCTGAATTCAGAATGCGCAGCCAGACTAAATTATGGATGACCAGAGAAAATGGCTCGTGTTGGGGGCTCCCGGGGGAAACAGGCCCGTTAGCCAAGCTGTGGAACCCCAAGTCACCAGACTGTGTGTCCAGGTGACTCCAGGACACACTCCTGGCCACGTTCCCCCAAAGACAGCCAACCAAGAGGACATCTCGAGGGGCTCCTGACAGCTCCTTCGGTTATGGCGAAGTCCTGGAGGCTAAAGCAGGAGCTCCTTCCAGAGGAGAATGGCTGGCGAGGTGTGCCTGAGCCGGACGGAACATGCCTGGGCCATGAACAAGGGGCCCTTTCAGGGAAAGCTGGGATACCGGAAACGGTGAAGGAGCAACAACTTGGAGAGCTCCCACAGCTGGGTAACTGTGATGAGCAGCCAGTATTCGGGAGGACTCCTGGAGACGTGACCCAGAGGCGATGGACGTGGTGACCTGGGAGGGACCCCGAACTGTGGAAGTCCTCAGAAAAGCCATCAGCACAGGCAGAGGCCCGATATCTGGCAGCTCTCCCAGAGCCCGGCGCCCAGCGCTTCCCAGGGCGGGCGGCGTCCACCTGGGGCTCTGGGACGGGGAAGCAGCAGGGATTGGCATCGCTATGGGCCGCACTCCAGCCCTGGGGTGGTGGGTACAGGATGGTACTGCGCAATTCCCAGTTGGGAAAATCCCTCCCAAGTCCAGTCTGTGCAGTGGCTTCATGGATCAGAGACTGCAGCCCAAGGTGGAGGCTGAGGAGGAGCCACGTTCcatagggaggaagagaggaaggcagggaagggCAGTCGGGGTGGCTAAAGAGCAGCCTTCTCTGCTGTGCCCCCTCACACAAGCCCTGGGATCCCTGCTTGGGAATCTCAGGTCGGGGCCTTCCCCGTGGTCCAAGCTGAAAAAAGTGCCCAAGGGACGAAgggaaaacagagaaagcaaaGGGGCTTCCTCACCTTCCCGCAGGACTCGCACTCTCAGCTCCCCCCGGAACTTCACCTTGAGTCTGGATCCCCAAACCTAACCCCATCTCAGACTTCCTGCCCAAGCCAACAGCTCTGGGGGCTCCCTTCCACGCAGAAATGGCGCCCGTGCTCTGCAGTCCTGCCCACGGACCCTGCAGGCTCTCGGGCTCTCCCGGCTTCCACCCCACCGGTGAAGAGTCCACttccaagaaagagaaaggggagccCAGAGCAGAGGTCCCGGGGCCCCTCTCCTTCCATGCTTCCCTCGGGGCCCAAGCTGTGCTGGCTCTGCGGGGTGGATGCTGGGGGGACCCCGGAGTCAGGCCGCAGGACCTCAGACAGGACAGCTGCCTCTGGGACTCCCAGGTCCTGGCCTGAGGGTGCTCCGGATCCAAGTCTCCTCCAGAATTCACCCCCAGGACTGGGGGGGAGTCCTGGCTCCTCCTGAGGTAAggcctggggaggggaggaaaaccCAGCTGGGATGGCTGGGCTCCAGCCTGGATTTAGCCTCAGAGACACAGGGGAGCTGGGGGAGAGGCAGAGCCAGCAAAGGGGGAGGAGCAGCCTGGGGTGCCTGGGGGGCTCAGGGGGGAGCAGCCCCTGGGCAGGGACAGTGTGGTGACCCCAGGGGTAGAGACAGAGGAGATCTGCACCCAAGCCCTggcttcctcttcctcccagaCCTGCCTTTCCTCCCCCACGGAGCCAAGCAGGCCCCAGACCCCATCCTGCTCTGCTCCATGCCCTGAGCCATGCCACCCCCGGCCCAGGAAGTTGTGCCCCCAAAGGgcctccctgccccctctcccctCTGGAAGACAAAGTCCTGGGGGGCCAGAACAGGCTCTGACAAGGCACAGGGAAAGGCCCCTTCGTGGCCCAAGGGGGACACGGAGGCCAGCATGGAGGCAGGCCCAGGGGGGTGATTCTGGCTGGAGGAGAGGTAAGTTGGGGGGCCCAGCCtgcgggggggagggggcagcaggGGGGGGGGAATGCCTGGAAGCACCAGGAGGGATGTGGAGGAAAAGCTCTGGGAGGCAGCTGAGTTCAGGGGCAGCCAGAGGGCTCCATGGAGAGAGCCTGGCCCAGAGagcagaggttctgggttcaaatgtgcccttcAGGGTCTTCTGGAGCCCAGACTCAGCCCTGACTGTGACCCAGAAGGGGAGGCTTAACCAGGAAGGGCAACATGGCAGGGGGAGGCTGGGAGAAGGCAGGGCTTGtgctggggagggaaggggaggaccAGGAAGCCCCTGCTGGGGGAGGCCTGGGCTGGAATGGGGAGTCTGAAAGTCTGAGAGGAGGCCCTAGGGGGAAAAGCCTTCCTGCAGGGGGAGGGCAGGAGCCAGGCCTGGGGGTGCCTGCAGGAAAGGGCTCCTCCTGGGGGCTGGCAGCTCTAGAAGGACCCCCCAGAGGTGCTGCACCCTCCCTGCTGCCTCCCCAGATTGCTGCAGTTGGGGATAGGGTTGGCCCCTCCTTGGGGGGGGCCCGGGCTCCCCCCAAAAAGCACAAGGAGCAGAAGGACTTTCAGAGATCCCTGGAGGAGGGGAAGCTGTGGGAGGGGCCTGGACTGTCAGGGGCTgccccgtgcctcagtttccttctctgtcagaaGGGGGGATCCCTCTGCAGGCCTCGGGAAAGAGGAATCTCTATTCACCGATCAgcctgtcaatcaatcaatcaatccatggAAATTTATGAGGCCCCTGCTGTGGGCCAGGCTGTATCCCGAAGCAGCTTCCAGCTCAAAGAAGCAGCAGGGCAGGgctggaagggaaaaaagggtgGGCGGGGCCGAAGGCGGCGGCTCCCCAGGCCTTAGGGACCGTGAGCGTATAGCTGGTCCCTCTGCCCGCCCTGCACCCAGGGGCaagaggactccatttcccagaatgccttgtccTGCCTTAGGGTAAGTCTTGGCCCCTCCCTCTTCGGAGGAATTCATATCCCGGAATACCTGTTTCCTGTCTTCGCCCTCTTCTTGGCTCCGCCCCCTACAGCAGCCTCCAGGTACGCAGGGAATCTCTCCTGGCCAGGCTCGGCTTCCGGAAGGCTTAGAGCGGTGCGTCTTGGACCTTTGTTGtgtgagaggaggaggggagggagtcaACGGGCCACGCTCGGCCCGGGCTCCTTGCTCTGGCAGCCGAGACTTTCTGCTGTTGGGACCCGGAAGACCCAGACAGACCAGTTCCCGGTTAACGAGGCGGGGAGTGTGGGCGGAAGCTGCTGCGCACGCGTAACGGGGTAGGAGGGGCGGGGCAAAACGCGTAATGGCGTGCTTGGGGGAGGGGCTCTCCCAGTGTCTCCCTTTGAGTCTCTCTGTCATGGCGGTGTCTCGGTGTCTGCCATCACCTTAAAGGGACTCAGAGAAAGGGACAAACACGGTAGTACGGGGGCGGGCGGCTCTGAGTGGAGCGAGAGCCGTGGCGGGGCTTTGCCCTTCCCCGCACACCGGACCTGAGAGGCTGCTGGGGGAGGGGTGGTCTGGACTCTACCTCAAAGGTGACAACCAGGGAAGAAGGAGCCTGGTCAGCGGGCAGCGGGGGTATCTCTGCCCACCTGCCAGGGAAGGAGTCCTAACGTTGGGCTCCGAGGAAATGGCAGGCCGCTCTCCCCGCCCCCACTTGATGCCCCCATTCCCCAGCAACCCTCCATCCAGCCAGTGCAGCTTTTGAGTGGAAGGAAGCCAAAgagggggtgggggcggggcggggcggacGCTGCCCCGCACATCCAGTACCTTGTTCTGGCCTCCCAGGGCGGGCCCTGAGCTTCTCCCCACAGTCCCTGctcacagcccctcccccctggCCATAGGAGGGCCTCCCTGGTGGGTGCTGGGAATGCGGGGGTGACAGACAGCGTTGGGCTTCCCCAGCCCCAGCAGGAAGAGCCTGGCAGGGCTGGCACCGAGTTGGGCACAGGGCCGCCAGGGGAGGGGGCTGGGCTGGCCGAGGAGAGCTGCCCCAGGGAGGAGAGCAGGCCTGGGGGGGAGCCGGGGAGGCGGGGCCTGGCAGGAAGGGGCCATCCAAGGGCTCTTCTGGTTCCTGAAGGCCAGTCAGGGACAGGGCAGCCCCCTGAGCTGGGTGAGCCCCGGCTGTGCCCGGCCTGGGGGGTTTCTGCAGTTCCTCCATGGAGGACGTTGTGAGGGTCAGAGACGGCACTTCAGAggtgggggcggggtgggggtgggaagctGCTAGGAACCAGCCAGAGCAGAGAAGTTCCAGACAAGAAGCTGTTTTCTTTCCGAGTTCTCTGCATTCTTCCCATTGAGTCCAGATTTCTCCACTTTCCTTTGGAGTGGAAATCTTTTGGCCTTCTGGCTCTAGCTGTGTCTGAATGAGGACTTTTCCTGCCCTGCTAGTAGCATGTTATTGTCCGATCTGGCCTCCGCCTTGTCAGTTATTCCTGTCAGCCTCTCAGCTTCTCCTCTCGAACCCTGGATCCCCGGGTTTCCATGGTTACAGACTTAGACTTAAGACCCTTCGTTTTTCATCAATAAACTGTTTTTGAAAATAAACATTGAATTGTGATATTTTCGTGGAATAAATTTCTCTCCAACCTGGCCAAGCGCCTGCTTCCCCTgggatgaagtaatgagggaggagcTGAGGCCTCCTAAGGCCCCTCCTCAGCGGCTATTTATGAATCTGagctgtgtgaattttaaaagtctccatcttggtctagcacccaaaaattgtgcacacccatactacacgggcatgtgctagtcaatgacaaatcagaaataactaactgcccacctgggctgtcctaagccaagctagagccaaccattggcatttgtgagacacaggaagtgaggtagggaacagcctctggaattcgctcacttcctgtggagagagagagagacgaggaGCTGGTTGGTGTTAGGaacttggacagggaggacgcccgcagacagctttccttcagatcactcaggtgagttaaggactgattctttacACCTtaggccctttgggcctaaaactccctctgccttggtcagaggttgagtagcctctttcccttttctcttctctccttctctccctctcctttccctactcccattgtgattaaacctccataaactccattctgacttgagtgtttcattttaggaatttcaacctctcccagaagcctaaaatttaaCCATTACAattggcgtaaccacttcggggaaaaaagaactatatcagtcttctgatgtccttactaatcacctgggagaagtcccaccccggctaccccctctggctcttggccctgctttagtgcttcgaaggtttctagaacctcaataaatttcctgaattttcttgctctttcaccccacttattactcactccgtcagtccttttaccaaataccttggcttaaagacacagctgccagaacaggtgagtataaaacaccttttctctcttcccttttctccttaagttaaattggggtcaacaggatttttttttccttctcccctttgtctctcatttccgtctccttttactttaaggaggtggctcagtagattgagaggcaggccaggcttacctaatcaactgattagcaacgaggaacctcaggagaagaagctcttaggagct from Monodelphis domestica isolate mMonDom1 chromosome 4, mMonDom1.pri, whole genome shotgun sequence includes these protein-coding regions:
- the LOC103106536 gene encoding proline-rich protein 2 isoform X4, giving the protein MEELQKPPRPGTAGAHPAQGAALSLTGLQEPEEPLDGPFLPGPASPAPPQACSPPWGSSPRPAQPPPLAALCPTRCQPCQALPAGAGEAQRCLSPPHSQHPPGRPSYGQGGGAVSRDCGEKLRARPGRPEQGPRRTALSLPEAEPGQERFPAYLEAAVGGGAKKRAKTGNSPALLLL